In Blautia sp. SC05B48, a single genomic region encodes these proteins:
- a CDS encoding glycine--tRNA ligase, with protein sequence MEKTMEKIVALAKARGFVYPGSEIYGGLANTWDYGNLGVELKNNVKRAWWQKFIQESPYNVGVDCAILMNPQTWIASGHLGGFSDPLMDCKECHERFRADKLIEDFCAEHDIAIEGSVDAWSQEKMMEFIKEHEVGCPSCGKHNFTDIRQFNLMFKTFQGVTEDAKNTVYLRPETAQGIFVNFKNVQRTSRKKIPFGIGQIGKSFRNEITPGNFTFRTREFEQMELEFFCEPDTDLEWFAYWKKFCLDWLSALGLKDDEVRYRDHDKEELSFYSKATTDVEFLFPFGWGELWGIADRTDYDLTQHQNVSGQDLTYFDDEKKQKYIPYVIEPSLGADRMVLAFLCSAYDEEVLDAEKNDVRTVLHFHPVLAPVKIGVLPLSKKLNEGAEKIYQQLSKKYNCEYDDRGNIGKRYRRQDEIGTPFCITYDFESENDGAVTVRDRDTMEQVRVKIDELDAYFADKFTF encoded by the coding sequence ATGGAAAAGACAATGGAAAAGATAGTAGCTCTTGCAAAAGCCAGAGGATTTGTTTACCCGGGTTCCGAGATCTACGGCGGCCTGGCAAACACATGGGATTATGGAAATCTTGGTGTAGAGCTTAAAAATAACGTAAAACGTGCATGGTGGCAGAAATTCATTCAGGAGTCTCCGTACAATGTAGGTGTTGACTGTGCAATCCTTATGAACCCGCAGACATGGATCGCTTCCGGACATCTTGGCGGATTTTCTGATCCTCTTATGGACTGTAAAGAGTGCCACGAGCGTTTCCGTGCAGATAAGCTCATTGAGGACTTCTGTGCAGAGCATGACATTGCCATTGAGGGAAGTGTAGATGCATGGTCCCAGGAGAAGATGATGGAGTTCATCAAGGAACACGAGGTAGGATGTCCGAGCTGTGGTAAACACAACTTCACAGATATCCGTCAGTTCAACCTGATGTTCAAGACATTCCAGGGTGTTACCGAGGATGCCAAGAATACTGTATATTTAAGACCGGAGACTGCACAGGGTATTTTCGTAAACTTCAAGAACGTACAGAGAACATCCCGTAAAAAGATTCCGTTTGGTATCGGCCAGATCGGTAAATCCTTCCGTAACGAGATCACACCGGGTAACTTCACATTCCGTACCCGTGAGTTCGAGCAGATGGAGCTTGAGTTCTTCTGTGAGCCGGATACAGATCTTGAGTGGTTTGCATACTGGAAGAAGTTCTGCCTTGACTGGCTGAGTGCTCTCGGACTTAAGGATGATGAGGTTCGTTACCGTGACCATGATAAGGAAGAGCTGAGCTTCTACAGCAAGGCTACCACAGATGTGGAATTCCTTTTCCCATTCGGATGGGGTGAGCTCTGGGGAATCGCTGACAGAACAGATTATGACCTGACACAGCATCAGAATGTATCCGGTCAGGATCTCACATACTTTGATGATGAGAAGAAACAGAAATATATCCCATACGTTATCGAGCCGTCACTTGGAGCAGACCGTATGGTACTTGCTTTCCTCTGCAGCGCTTACGATGAGGAAGTTCTGGATGCAGAGAAGAACGATGTCCGTACAGTCCTTCATTTCCATCCGGTACTTGCACCGGTTAAGATCGGTGTGCTTCCGCTTTCCAAGAAGCTTAACGAGGGTGCTGAGAAGATCTACCAGCAGCTTTCCAAGAAGTACAACTGTGAGTACGATGACCGTGGAAACATCGGTAAACGTTACCGCAGACAGGATGAGATCGGTACTCCTTTCTGTATCACTTATGACTTCGAGTCTGAAAATGACGGTGCAGTTACAGTCCGTGACCGTGACACTATGGAGCAGGTACGTGTGAAGATCGATGAGCTTGACGCATACTTTGCTGATAAATTTACATTTTAA
- the era gene encoding GTPase Era: MDNNFRSGFVAIIGRPNVGKSTLMNHLIGQKIAITSNKPQTTRNKIQTVYTCDKGQIVFLDTPGIHKAKNKLGEYMVQVAERTLKEVDAIMWLVEPSTFVGAGERHIAEQLQKVGVPVILIINKIDTVKKEELLPAIDTYRKICDFAEIIPCSALRGKNTQDIIPSIFKYLPYGPMFYDEDTVTDQPQRQIAAEIIREKALHALDEEIPHGIAVAIDRMKKRPGRSNIIDIDATIICERNSHKGIIIGKQGAMLKKIGSNARYELERMLEAKVNLKLWVKVTKNWRDSDFLIKNFGYDKKEI; the protein is encoded by the coding sequence ATGGATAACAATTTTAGATCAGGCTTTGTTGCGATCATTGGAAGACCGAATGTTGGAAAATCCACGCTGATGAACCATCTTATCGGACAGAAGATCGCCATCACATCAAACAAGCCACAGACAACCAGAAACAAGATACAGACCGTGTACACCTGTGATAAGGGACAGATCGTATTTCTGGACACACCGGGTATCCACAAGGCAAAAAACAAGCTCGGGGAATACATGGTACAGGTTGCGGAGAGAACCCTGAAGGAAGTAGATGCCATTATGTGGCTGGTGGAGCCGTCCACATTCGTAGGTGCGGGAGAGCGCCACATTGCCGAGCAGCTGCAGAAGGTTGGAGTTCCTGTGATTCTCATCATCAACAAGATCGATACGGTAAAAAAAGAAGAGCTTCTTCCTGCGATCGATACCTACCGTAAGATCTGTGATTTTGCAGAGATCATTCCCTGCTCTGCCCTCCGCGGAAAAAACACACAGGATATCATTCCAAGTATTTTCAAATATCTTCCGTACGGACCGATGTTCTATGATGAGGATACAGTTACCGACCAGCCTCAGCGCCAGATCGCCGCAGAAATCATCCGTGAGAAGGCTCTGCATGCATTGGATGAGGAAATCCCTCACGGGATCGCCGTTGCCATCGACCGTATGAAGAAACGTCCGGGAAGAAGCAACATCATAGATATTGATGCGACCATCATCTGCGAGCGTAATTCCCACAAAGGCATCATCATCGGAAAACAGGGTGCCATGCTGAAAAAGATCGGAAGCAATGCCCGCTATGAGCTGGAGCGTATGCTGGAAGCAAAGGTAAACCTAAAGCTCTGGGTCAAGGTGACTAAGAACTGGAGAGACAGTGATTTCCTGATCAAGAACTTTGGATATGATAAGAAAGAAATCTGA
- a CDS encoding AraC family transcriptional regulator gives MNDLLFSVFPNENFVDIGLYQYGWEHCTPAHSFGPAARNHYIFHYVISGTGTLMADNSAGETITYQVKSGQGFMLFPGQINTYIADTDFPWEYTWVEFDGLRAKEIVETAGLSQDHPVYHSHSADLRQKMMEEMLYISHNSQESPFHLIGHTWLFLDYFMRSAETVRMKQDGSIRDFYIKEALSFIEQNFQNDISIEDIAACCGLNRSYFGKIFHDTIGRSPQEFLISYRMTKAAELLKITALSIADIGNAVGYPNQLHFSRAFKNIYGISPRNWRMKNRLVEKKPPARK, from the coding sequence ATGAATGACCTTCTCTTCTCCGTTTTTCCAAATGAAAACTTTGTTGATATCGGACTATATCAATACGGCTGGGAGCACTGCACTCCGGCACATTCATTCGGCCCGGCCGCACGAAACCATTATATTTTTCATTATGTGATCTCCGGTACAGGAACTCTGATGGCAGACAATTCCGCAGGAGAGACCATCACCTATCAGGTAAAAAGCGGCCAGGGTTTCATGCTTTTTCCCGGTCAGATCAACACCTACATTGCAGATACCGACTTTCCATGGGAGTACACCTGGGTGGAATTTGACGGACTCCGGGCAAAAGAGATCGTGGAAACTGCAGGTTTAAGTCAGGACCATCCGGTCTATCACAGCCACTCTGCAGATCTCCGCCAGAAAATGATGGAGGAAATGCTTTATATCAGCCATAATTCCCAGGAATCACCCTTCCATCTTATCGGACATACCTGGCTTTTTCTGGATTACTTTATGCGCTCTGCTGAAACTGTCCGCATGAAACAGGATGGAAGTATCCGTGATTTTTATATCAAGGAAGCGCTCTCTTTTATTGAACAGAATTTCCAGAATGATATTTCCATTGAGGATATCGCAGCCTGCTGCGGCCTGAACCGAAGCTACTTCGGCAAGATCTTCCACGACACCATCGGACGTTCTCCCCAGGAATTTCTGATCAGCTATCGCATGACCAAAGCTGCAGAACTTCTTAAGATCACAGCCCTGTCTATCGCAGATATCGGAAATGCAGTCGGATATCCCAATCAGCTGCATTTTTCCCGGGCTTTCAAAAATATATACGGAATTTCGCCAAGAAACTGGCGGATGAAAAACAGACTTGTTGAAAAAAAGCCTCCGGCCAGGAAATAG
- the recO gene encoding DNA repair protein RecO, with the protein MSDLITVQGVVLSAMPVGDYDKRIVLLTRERGKISAFAKGARRQNSPFMAAANPFVFGSFTLYEGRTSYNLNQVSVQHHFVELATRQPGVYYGYYFLELADYFGKEGTDEKEMMNLLYVTIKAILNPHIEDRLVRCIYELRTMVIQGVMPQLFQCAGCGRELTEEETGELFFSQDEHGILCADCKTMAMDRKRISAAALYAMRYIAVSPLAKLYTFTVRDDVLRELERHIYRYTELNTDKRFKSLEILEMMR; encoded by the coding sequence ATGAGTGATCTGATTACCGTACAGGGAGTGGTACTTTCTGCCATGCCGGTAGGGGATTATGACAAGCGGATCGTCCTTCTCACAAGAGAGAGGGGGAAGATCTCCGCTTTTGCCAAGGGAGCGAGACGACAGAACAGTCCGTTCATGGCAGCAGCTAACCCGTTTGTATTCGGAAGCTTTACTCTTTATGAGGGAAGGACAAGCTATAATCTGAACCAGGTCAGCGTGCAGCATCATTTTGTGGAGCTGGCTACCCGGCAGCCGGGGGTTTATTATGGATATTATTTTCTGGAGCTGGCAGATTATTTTGGCAAAGAGGGAACCGATGAGAAGGAGATGATGAATCTTCTCTATGTGACCATCAAAGCCATTTTGAATCCTCATATAGAAGATCGGCTGGTGCGCTGTATCTATGAACTGCGGACTATGGTGATCCAGGGCGTGATGCCGCAGCTGTTCCAGTGTGCGGGCTGCGGAAGAGAGCTTACGGAGGAAGAAACAGGAGAACTTTTTTTCTCCCAGGACGAGCATGGGATCCTGTGTGCAGACTGCAAAACGATGGCCATGGACAGGAAACGGATCTCAGCGGCTGCCCTGTATGCTATGCGCTACATAGCCGTGTCCCCCTTAGCAAAACTGTATACGTTTACTGTGCGGGATGATGTGCTGCGGGAACTGGAACGCCACATTTACCGGTATACGGAGCTGAATACAGACAAACGATTTAAAAGTCTGGAGATCCTGGAAATGATGAGATAG
- a CDS encoding insulinase family protein codes for MNPNHLNAYEVLKEEELQDIHSKGWLLRHKKTGARVMLIENSDENKVFNIAFRTPPKNSTGVAHILEHSVLCGSREFPLKDPFVELVKGSLNTFLNAMTYPDKTCYPVASCNDRDFQNLMHVYLDAVFYPNIYKKEEIFRQEGWNYHLEKKEGPLKYNGVVYNEMKGAFSSPDDVLEREIMNSLFPDTTYGCESGGDPVNIPDLSYEEFLDFHRQYYHPSNSFIYLYGNMDMEEKLEFLDSHYLSAFDSLAIDSEIRDQETFAQVKDIQKPYPVSEDEGEEDNTYLSYNMVVGEAADINLSLAFEVLDYALLSAPGAPLKQALLDAKIGKDIYGSFEDGIKQTYFSIVAKGANLNQKEEFIKVIRDTLTKIAEEGIDKKAVTAGINYYEFRFREADFSSYPKGLMYGLDILSSWLYDDTKPFCEVQLLEGFDFLKKALEEGYFEELIRKYLLDNTHGAILSLVPEKGLAAKRDKELEEKLENYRKSLSDEELTRMVEHTKALEAYQEAEEAPEALTCIPMLSREDIKKEITGLTNEEHHVADSLFLYHDVCTNGIGYADLLFEIHDFDVDTVHYLGLLKSVLGAVDTENYTYGELFNEVNARTGGIAYGIEVFDDAQDTDAFRAMFAVRGKALYPEMDFMFSMIREVLTTSKLDDTKRLYEIIARVRSRAQASLASAGHSTAVLRGASYASPMAAFQDEMAGIGYYQFIEKLEKDFDSCKDEIVKNLRKVMEEVLRPENFCVSYTGERESLDVVKTQAAGIKKVLFNGQKPEPVKQAPCIKKNEAFKTSGQVQYVAQNGNFRKKGLEYTGALEILKVILSYDYLWINLRVKGGAYGCMSGFKRNGESFLVSYRDPHLKRTLEVYQGVPDYIRAFEADEREMTKYIIGTISNKDVPRTPQMQGSISKTAYFSKVTEDMLQKERNQILGAQKEDIQKLAALVEAVLSDDQICVVGSETAIENAEDVFMEVKPLIGC; via the coding sequence AGGAGCCAGAGTGATGCTCATCGAGAATAGTGATGAGAATAAGGTTTTTAACATTGCATTCCGTACACCGCCGAAAAACAGCACAGGTGTTGCTCATATACTGGAACACAGCGTACTGTGCGGCTCCAGGGAATTTCCGCTTAAGGATCCTTTTGTGGAGCTGGTAAAAGGTTCTCTTAATACCTTCCTTAATGCCATGACCTATCCGGATAAGACCTGCTACCCGGTAGCAAGCTGCAATGACCGGGATTTCCAGAATCTGATGCATGTATATCTGGATGCAGTATTCTATCCGAATATTTACAAAAAAGAAGAGATCTTCCGTCAGGAAGGCTGGAACTACCATCTGGAGAAAAAAGAAGGCCCGCTGAAATACAACGGTGTCGTTTACAATGAAATGAAGGGTGCTTTTTCCTCACCGGATGATGTTCTGGAGCGAGAGATCATGAATTCGCTGTTCCCGGATACAACCTATGGCTGTGAGTCCGGCGGAGATCCTGTAAATATTCCGGATCTCAGCTATGAGGAATTTCTGGATTTCCACAGACAGTACTATCATCCGTCCAACAGCTTTATCTATCTCTACGGAAACATGGATATGGAGGAGAAGCTGGAATTTCTTGACAGCCATTATCTGTCTGCCTTTGATTCTCTTGCCATTGATTCTGAGATCCGGGATCAGGAAACCTTTGCTCAGGTAAAGGACATTCAGAAGCCTTATCCGGTATCAGAGGATGAGGGAGAAGAGGATAACACCTATCTTTCCTACAATATGGTTGTGGGTGAAGCGGCAGATATCAACCTGAGTCTTGCTTTCGAGGTTCTGGATTATGCTCTCCTGAGCGCACCGGGTGCACCACTGAAGCAGGCACTTCTGGATGCAAAGATCGGCAAAGATATTTACGGCTCCTTTGAGGATGGCATCAAGCAGACTTATTTTTCCATTGTAGCAAAAGGAGCAAACTTAAACCAGAAAGAGGAATTCATAAAGGTGATCCGTGACACTCTCACAAAGATCGCAGAGGAGGGAATTGATAAAAAGGCAGTAACAGCCGGGATCAATTACTACGAATTCCGTTTTCGCGAAGCAGATTTTTCTTCTTATCCGAAGGGACTGATGTATGGCCTGGATATTTTAAGCAGCTGGCTTTATGATGATACGAAGCCGTTCTGCGAGGTGCAGCTTCTGGAGGGCTTTGATTTCCTTAAGAAAGCCCTGGAAGAGGGATATTTTGAGGAGCTGATCCGGAAATATCTTCTGGATAATACTCATGGTGCGATCCTTTCTCTGGTACCGGAGAAGGGCCTTGCGGCAAAGAGAGATAAGGAACTGGAAGAAAAGCTGGAGAATTACAGAAAGAGCCTTTCTGATGAAGAGCTTACCCGGATGGTAGAGCACACCAAAGCGCTGGAGGCTTATCAGGAAGCAGAGGAAGCTCCGGAAGCGCTGACCTGCATCCCTATGCTCTCCAGAGAAGACATCAAAAAAGAGATCACAGGGCTGACAAACGAGGAGCACCACGTAGCTGACAGCCTGTTTCTGTATCATGATGTGTGCACCAATGGTATCGGTTATGCAGACCTTCTTTTTGAAATCCATGACTTTGATGTTGACACAGTCCATTATCTGGGACTTCTGAAATCCGTGCTTGGTGCAGTGGATACGGAGAATTACACTTATGGCGAGCTGTTTAATGAAGTGAATGCGAGAACCGGCGGTATTGCCTATGGAATCGAGGTTTTTGATGATGCTCAGGATACCGATGCATTCCGTGCCATGTTTGCCGTAAGAGGAAAAGCATTATATCCGGAGATGGATTTCATGTTTTCCATGATTCGGGAGGTTCTTACAACTTCGAAGCTGGATGATACCAAACGTCTCTATGAGATCATTGCCAGAGTGAGATCCAGAGCCCAGGCCAGCCTTGCAAGTGCAGGCCATTCCACAGCAGTTCTCCGTGGTGCTTCCTACGCATCTCCGATGGCGGCATTCCAGGATGAGATGGCAGGAATCGGATATTATCAGTTTATCGAAAAACTGGAAAAGGATTTTGACAGCTGCAAGGATGAAATCGTGAAAAATCTCCGTAAGGTGATGGAAGAGGTCCTTCGTCCGGAGAATTTCTGTGTAAGCTATACCGGAGAGAGAGAATCTCTGGATGTAGTAAAAACACAGGCTGCCGGGATCAAAAAAGTCCTGTTTAACGGACAGAAGCCGGAGCCTGTGAAGCAGGCCCCCTGCATAAAGAAAAACGAAGCCTTCAAGACCTCCGGCCAGGTCCAGTATGTGGCACAGAACGGAAACTTCCGCAAAAAAGGCCTGGAGTATACCGGCGCACTGGAAATCCTGAAAGTGATCTTAAGCTACGATTATCTCTGGATCAACCTTCGTGTAAAGGGTGGAGCGTATGGCTGCATGAGCGGCTTTAAGAGAAACGGGGAGAGCTTCCTGGTATCCTACCGTGATCCCCATCTTAAGAGAACCCTGGAAGTATACCAGGGCGTGCCGGATTATATCCGTGCCTTTGAGGCTGATGAGCGTGAGATGACAAAATATATCATCGGAACGATCAGCAACAAGGATGTGCCAAGAACCCCGCAGATGCAGGGAAGTATCTCAAAAACCGCATATTTCTCCAAGGTTACAGAGGATATGCTCCAGAAGGAAAGAAATCAGATCCTCGGAGCGCAGAAGGAGGATATCCAGAAACTGGCAGCTCTTGTAGAAGCAGTACTTTCCGATGATCAGATATGCGTAGTGGGAAGTGAGACTGCAATAGAGAATGCAGAAGATGTATTCATGGAAGTGAAGCCACTGATCGGCTGCTGA